The Brassica napus cultivar Da-Ae chromosome C1, Da-Ae, whole genome shotgun sequence DNA segment AATCCAccttttcttctcttcctccgTGTATATCCTATCTTCTTTCTCAACTTTCTCAGTCTGCTCAGGTTCTTCTTCAACCTCTTTCCCTTCATCTAGCTCTGCCTCTTTCTGCTCAGGTTCTTCTTCAACCTCTTTTCCTTCATTAAGCTCTTCTTCATTCTCGTTTTGAACCTCTTCTTCAACTTCAGCTAGATGTTCATTTTCAACATTTTCTTCACCCTCTTCTTCAATCTTTTTTTGAACCTCTTCTTCAACTTCAACAGGAGGTTCAGTTTCAGCAGTGTTTTCACCCTCTTTTTCAACCTCTTCTTCACctttttcttcatcatcttcagcTTGAGTCTGAGCAGCTTCACCTTCTTTATTTTCAGTCTCAActtcttgttctttttcttcctcagcttctttatcttcttcaaccTGAACTTCCAGTTCTTTCTCTTCCTCGGAACTTGTATTTTCCTTCTGAGCCTCTTCTTCGCCATCTTTCCCTTTTTTCTCGATCTCAGCCTCCTCTTTTTCCTCCTCTTTATCGGTCTCTTCAGCTTTCTGACCTTCTGGTTCTTCTACCATTTCTGCATCTACAGAACGTCCTCCATCCCAGTCAAAATCCATGTTTTGGTAGTCAAAACCCTCAACGTTCTcgttctccttcctcttcatctCTTTCTCAAGCACATCAATCCTCTCAACCATCGCCTTCTGCTTCCTGCCATTCTTTTTCAAATGATATTGGCAATTTTCAATGTCCTCAAGCCTCTTCTCCATTGCCTTCATCCTCTTACTCCTCCTTTTTAAAACGACTTGGCTCTTTTCCATGACACAGAGCCTCTTGTTCATTGTCTCCACCTTCACACTCACTTCACTCAAACATGTCATCAACCTCTCTTCAATCCCTTTCAAAACGTCCTCCAAACTTGCATTAGAGGAGGATGCTTCTTCATTCACCTTCATTTTGTCTTTCTTCGTAGGAAATTTCCTTGCAGCCACATCTAACTCATAGAGATCTTTCCACCAGATAGGCTTCTCCTTAACAGTAAGCCATGAGCTCCACAAATTACTTGGCCCATCTTCATTTTCATAGTCTGGCTCGTCCTCCATTATACGCGCCATGAGAGTTTCTTTATCAATAGTAGGAGCCAAAACACTTTTAATCACCTGAAAATAGAACCAAAAAACGCTTATTATATCCCACTCacttaataaaaccaaaaatccGAAACAATATCAAACACATACCTTCGTTTTTCCAAGTGCATTGTACAAATCCTCAAGTGGATAACCCTTCATGCTGTTACTTTGGAACCGCCACTTGCACATCCTCGGACAGTTAGCAAGACAACCGGCTACATGTTCTCTGAATTGAGCATTCAGAGCTGGAATACACTCAAATGCCAGCAtctacaaatataatttttttaaaataaagcaATCATACAAACAAGAATATGCCAaaacaaaacttatataaagAAGTGAAGTTTACCTCTAAAGGAAGTATGAAGCCAGGAAAGTTGATATTCTTCTTAGCTTTCCCATTGAGACGCTTCATCAAGCGATTAATGGACCGGATATTATCATCAAACGTCAAGTGACCCCAAGGAAAGGTTTTGCAATCCTCCACATCGTTGACGATTCTTAGAATGAAAGAGTCAAAGGGGGCATTATACCTTCCCCTCCCTCTGATAACAGTGCCCAAGAAGTAGAGCACCGCCATCCTGAGTCGATCCCCACACGCTCTCATGCTCAACAGCTTCTCTTCAACAGATTTCATGGTTATCGCTTTGTGTGACACAAAATGCCTATCTACAAACTCATAGCTCCCCAACTCCTCATACTTATCCGGGTATCCACTGCAGTCCAAACCTGAGATGAGTGCATGCTCTCTGATGGAATACCGGATGGGCACGCCATTAACCGCAAACCAAGATGTGTCCTCTCCCTCTTCTAAGGGAATGGTTCGCAATAGAAGCATCCACACACCCAGCAGCTTCAAGTATGGTTCATCGGGCATGTGGAAAATATGACAAAACTGAGGGTGGTTCTCGAACCACTTCAACTCAGGCTTAAGCGTCTTGATGGTAGCCACCGTGTTACTCACATAGCACTTGCTTTGTATCTTGCATGTCTTGGTGAACTCGGTGTTCTTGAAGTATAGCACATCAGGTGGCAATGGTTGGCATTCCTGAaaaccatataaaattatattaacattttatttattaatctgTCCAGAAGGAATAAggatcatataatttttttttcctagtaATACTAGTCGCACCAGTAATACACCaacaataacaaaattttttaactaaaacgAGAGAAATAATTTTGGGAATGAGTACCTGAGATGTCGCTGACAGATGATCAGTCTCATTCTCCTGTGCAGGATGATCAGTCTCGTTTTCATGTGCTGACAGATCATCCCTATCATTTCCAGTTGAAAGCTCTTCTACATGTTGTTCTTCTACATgagcaatgtttttttttgtagactTTCCTTTCTTCTGCTTAGTATTTTTCTTTCCTCCACGCTTTGGTTTTGTCATTATCTCGATCTTCTGGATATCCTGTAACAAAAAACATTCAATCATAATTGAAACTGAAACCGACTTTCAATCTGCATATGTTCACTTATCCAACATTCAATTCAGTATTATTACATTCCAAAGTTTCACACAAACAATTACATAAACACTAATACTAATAAGAACTATAACCAAATTGCTTTCAATCAGCATAGATAAATCTGTTTCCTTTCAAACCCTATTTCTAGAAAGATCCACATTGCTTCCCTTTCAATTCGCTTCTATTTTCTCATTCCAATAATCATTTAACCATTCACACACAAATTTCTACCAATTATTTTTGAACCCACATTACAAATGAACATATAACTCAAAAGaaagaggaagaaagaaaaaacttaCCCAGATTTTCGAAAATGAGGAAGATGGAGCCGAAGGCTTCTGTTGAAGGAGACACACGGAATTGAAAGCTTCTGTAAGAGAGAGGTGATTCGTCGCACAAATTGATTTcgaacaaagagaagaagaatagGTGATTTCGTCGATTATGGTTTGCGCCAAAAGGAAAAGGGGTAAAGTGGTGTCGGGCTGGTGGGGATGGAGAGAAGAAAAAACTCTGATTAGGTTAGAGGGTTAGCTTAGGTTTAATTGTAGTTTTGTAAGTTTATTAAGGGTAATTTAGTATTTACTgacatttttgtaattaaaataaataaaaaattaaatgatttattAGGTGGGGGTAAATAAGCATGAAGGATAGAGTTAATAGGGCAAATAAGAATAAAGtcctaaaaataatagaacgcCTGTTATATATAGTGGCGTGAGATTGAGAATCCTAAATCGACCTTTCTCCTAAAATCCACGAACCTTAACCTAAATCACGATCGTAAAGATGTTCTTAAGCTGTCGCAATGAAGAAGAATTGGATCGCGAATCGGCGGAAACGGATGAACTTTTGAAGAAATACGGTGTAAGTCTTCCAtcttcttttatctttttttttttttttgttttctaaacgAAGGATGATGATCATGCCTCAGTCCGAATTGAATATGGATTTTGTTCGCTGATTTATTTGCATCTGGTTTTTAGATATTCGATCTCAAAAGCTCTAGGAACGACCTACTTAGATACAGATGTACGAAAGATCATCCTTGTCCTCGCTTAGTCCGCCTGTATGCTAAGATGGGCCTCCATCGTTACAACTTGCTGCAGGTCAAAAACTCTTATGTTTCTTGATCTTTCTTTATTTCACTCTGTGCTAATACCACTTGCTCTGCTCTCTTTTTCAGGGTACAAAGTTTAAGCTCAAATGCGTGAGGAAATACATCGAGACAATGGGTACTGCTGCTCGCTCCTATTACATGACTTTGGATGCAATTGACACAGCTGCTGCTGGTAGCTCTTCTTCGCTTCAAACTTTTCAGACTAAAGTATCGGAAGAGGCTTGTGGCCTATTCATTCTGTTGTGCGATATTGCAAGAATTCGAGGTAAAACATGTGTATACCACAGAAATCATCTCAACCTTGTTGCTGATTTAATCCCTTTTTTTCATAACAGGGGAATCAAAAAGTGACGAAGAGACGATGGGTGTGGACAGAAGCATGCCTGAGTGGCCGCCAGAGAATCCTTTTGAAAGACATTGCCTGGTAAGATTAAAAGACCACACAATTTGGCAGCATCGTTTTGATGATATCAGTAGAGAGTAGCAGCGATATAAGTATATGTTTTGCTTTTGGTTAGGGGAAGGAAGAGGTGAATTCCAATGACTGGATTCGTCTTTATGTGGAACTTGCTCTTGCCGCAACTGAAGATAGGGATGGTGAATTGAAGTTCAAATTGAAGATTGTGAACGTGGCTACAGATTTGCTCGATGGGGGACTCAACGCCAGAAATGCTACTTTTTACATAAGGTACTTGGACAAGTCCAAGGGTGAGGAATCTGATTGCATTGCTTGTGTTAGGAGAAGGATTGATGAGGAAACTGGATGTTTCATCCTAGTTGGTCAGACTCATCCAACTTCAGATATTTTATCAAAGAAGCGTAAGTTTGTTGGTGGGGATAGCGTCGACAAAAGGACCAAGACCGGACTTCCAGATCATATCTCGTCAGAACTAGCTACCCGCGAGGATCATGAAGCTGTGAGCTCTGACTCTTCTTCAGTTGTTTCAATTGAGTAACACCGGTGGCCTGGCTAGTCGTCTCCCGCAACACAATATCAGTTTGGAATTAATGCTGGGATTAAGTTGATTGGATTGTTAAGTAGACTTGTTTTCGTTTGGTGTTTGCCTGAATAGGGGAGTCATTCTTCTTCTTGCCCTTAGTTGTTTCCTTTTCATGTCACACTTGGTAACTGACCTGTGatactaataaataaatttgtgaaGGATATATTAGAGTACAAAGTTGCCTCTGTAGTCATGGACCCAAGGGAAGTCTTCATAgactaatatattttatgtatatatatatatatatatattagaaaggCCACTAATAGAAATGTTCACAGACAACAATGAACATGCGGGTCCGGACACAGTTCAAATTCCATGTTCGTGGGAAATGAAGATTTCTTCTTCGAAGTCGTGGATTGTTCTTTCTCCAAAGAACATGAAGTTTTCCTGCTCGATAGGTTCTGTCCTTACCCATTACGCTGTTCAGATATGCTCACCCTCTCCTTTGGCATTATTCATCTGCTCTGCAGACACTGCTTAGAGCACGGTTTCTTCACTCACTGACTTGCTCCATCCCTCGTTCCAACTTCCAACGGAATCGATGTGCAAACCAGGTTCCTCAAATCCTCTCGATGAGCGCAGATCAAGGCGCTCCGTGTATCGCTTCAGTAACTTGGTTGTCCGTTTTGAACAGATAAACCAAACAGTTTCTTCCAAGGACTTTTCTATTATCTACAAATTAGCGTTTCTTGTAGTGACGTTTCTACCAACTCAGGCCTTGTCCTTGGATATAGCTCTCTTTTAACCATTTCGTGTCCATATTCTCTAGCCATATATATCCAACATTGCTTTCTGAATCAAAGCATCCCACCGCCACGTGCGTACAAAGTAAACCTAGTCTCCTGCAGGTTTTTGCTTAAGGAGGGGGTTTTGAATTCTTCGGTAGGATCTCAAATATCGTACGGGAACCACCCGGTTTAGCCACATCAAATTGTTTCTGATACGGATCTCCGGCGAGTTATGAGGTTGTTACAGTCAGATAAGCAGCGAGGAGACTGAGGAAAGTCTTCTGGCCCACATTACAGCCACGTAAGGGGACTTTCGAAACCCCTGAACTGAATTGacttttgtgtttgacttggTGATTCCTTCTACATGTCCTCCTCGTGAGAGAAGGTTGATAATTTGTCACTTTCTCTTTATAGTTACATTAAATCCATACAATAAGATACGGCAAAACTATATACAATCACATTTATACTTTGCATTGTTGCTATCTGTTTGTATCTATGTGTCGAGAGTAACATGTATAATAAAGATGCAATGGAGTCAAGCTTTTTGTTTTTGCAATCGGGGTTTAATCGCATATACAAGTAATGACATATACTAAACTTACCGAAagacaattttaaaattattgagaGATAATCCAAATGTTAACCAATATACGTTCGAATAACTACTAAAATCTTGCTGATTTATTGACGGAAAAAAAGAAGTGTTACGAAAATCATATACGCTCATTTCATATCAAAACAGTATAATTTAGACTTTGAATTACTTAGAAATATACtcaataatttcggtttggtttgggtttgatTTGGATTTTCATTTTTACATTAGTTACGTTTATAATATATCATCAAtcttatttataatttgttgTGAATGTGAATTATTTTCTCCTCGTGTTTTTGTTGTCGATCTAAACAGATCTGGTGGCAAATCTTGTTTGTCAGCCTCTGTCCAATGTTCCGAAGACTGTTATTTTGTAAGTTACTTGCCATAAATATtcctttgtaattttttttttattcctttGTAATTTTGAGTGTCTCCAAacttgttttgtgtgttttctttgtcTGTCTCATGACTTTTAAATTGTGCATGCTCTCTCAATTTCTGCCCCATTCCATGCATGTTTGAAAGTGACAAGACACTCTTTTACTAGAGAAGGTATTAAAAGTCCCTCTCACAGGAAGTCATCGGTTGCTAGAGCACCTGTTCGTAGaacatctaaaaaaaaaaaaaacattttataacttcaaatatgaaattttttgatgttgctaaaaaaataaagttttttactctctaaaaagaaattttatttaaaatttcaaatttgaaattttgagatatgaaattctatatttgaagtttcactattcaaaacttcaaatttaaagtttcatatttttattgcaTTTTGGTCTCTATAATTACACGTTCGtttataattcttaaaaattttatagttttaatccttaaaaaaattatatctcataaatatttcaaattttatttataaatttaagttttacacataaaactttaaagtaatatttcaaaatattttaaaaatagatttaaacaacaacaatatacaaaaaaaaaaactaaacaaataaaacttttaaaagattACATGAAGATATAACTACtacaaaaattttatatattacaataACACTAGGTAAATTTGAACATGAACCTCCAAAATTTCCTAAATACTgtctaaatttttttgtgtaaccgaagatggTTGTTATTGTTTTCTTATGTCTTTTCGTTTGATTCATTCTTGTTCAGATTGAAtgtattcacgagtattaatatcatcgttagaacttaattttttttagtattattttttttcttttactttcttgttcagatataatgtatttacaaatattaatatcacctgatttcaataatatttaactcgtaatctacaaattaaaaataaaaaaaaatattttttactttgtaATGCAATagttgatcatatatgcattacaaaataattttatggaataatatgatgtttttcttgaagtttaatattaattatgttatttatatcaaaaaaaattatattctaactttatatttttattaattaatattgttttgatatttctatgtattttttatatgtattaatattattatttttatttattttaaggatctaGATCTGAATCCGGATAttcgccggatattacaatttttagaaggatattcgacgtccggatatccgagaaccccagatccggataaggatagtaaaattatggatccaaCAGATAAGATTTAAGATCTGAATTCCTTAAAATTGTCTGCATACCCTATCTGTCCCGTCCTACCTGCAACAGGTAATtcgggttattttattttttcgtttCGCTAAGAAACTTTCCTCTTTaattcctccatggtgtctttTAACGCAAGTGAACAAAACGCTACCGTAGAGAAGGTTGGGCTGCAGACATCATCTCCTTTAGGGCTGAAAGACAATAAGCCCAACACGGTTGCAAGCACAGTCCACGTGAGACTTTAACATTGCGTGACATTGATTCTCTGAATGTGGTCAAGGGTTAAAAACATAAcaggtttttttctttgtttcttaatGCTACACTTATGATTCATGATTGTTGAATCTCAACTATATTCAGAGAGAAGTTTTGCAGCTTTTGAATCTCAACTATATTTAGTTAGTGATGACGACAGAGTTTATGGAtacaaaagaatttttttttttccaaaagttgttcatttaccaaaaaaattgtCGTTGTAATCAAAAATGCCATTATTTATGTGTGTGTTACACTACACGTAGGCAGTCCTAAAACTAGAGTCCATAGCCTTCAGTCATTTATCTGGCAAATCTTCTGTAAGTCATAACTGCAGTACTTAGTATGGGTTGGTGGTAAGGAAATGCTCGGGGTTCTTGTTACTGTCGATGATAATTTTCCTCAAGGCATTATGGACATGCACATCTTGACTTCCCTCGCTAACTAGATGCTCCAAGAACTGAGCGAGGAGACAGAGTCGATTTCTGGAAAAAAGCAGAAAAATATTAGAGCTTCCAGAAGTACAAACAGAGATGATCATGAAAGTAaaccaaaatgaccaaaaaggATTCACCTCTTCTCGCATTCTTCGACAAGGGGTTCAACAGGCAGCAATGAACGAA contains these protein-coding regions:
- the LOC125580416 gene encoding uncharacterized protein At3g43530-like isoform X2 — its product is MTKPKRGGKKNTKQKKGKSTKKNIAHVEEQHVEELSTGNDRDDLSAHENETDHPAQENETDHLSATSQECQPLPPDVLYFKNTEFTKTCKIQSKCYVSNTVATIKTLKPELKWFENHPQFCHIFHMPDEPYLKLLGVWMLLLRTIPLEEGEDTSWFAVNGVPIRYSIREHALISGLDCSGYPDKYEELGSYEFVDRHFVSHKAITMKSVEEKLLSMRACGDRLRMAVLYFLGTVIRGRGRYNAPFDSFILRIVNDVEDCKTFPWGHLTFDDNIRSINRLMKRLNGKAKKNINFPGFILPLEMLAFECIPALNAQFREHVAGCLANCPRMCKWRFQSNSMKGYPLEDLYNALGKTKVIKSVLAPTIDKETLMARIMEDEPDYENEDGPSNLWSSWLTVKEKPIWWKDLYELDVAARKFPTKKDKMKVNEEASSSNASLEDVLKGIEERLMTCLSEVSVKVETMNKRLCVMEKSQVVLKRRSKRMKAMEKRLEDIENCQYHLKKNGRKQKAMVERIDVLEKEMKRKENENVEGFDYQNMDFDWDGGRSVDAEMVEEPEGQKAEETDKEEEKEEAEIEKKGKDGEEEAQKENTSSEEEKELEVQVEEDKEAEEEKEQEVETENKEGEAAQTQAEDDEEKGEEEVEKEGENTAETEPPVEVEEEVQKKIEEEGEENVENEHLAEVEEEVQNENEEELNEGKEVEEEPEQKEAELDEGKEVEEEPEQTEKVEKEDRIYTEEEKKRWILTVCKTDDVPPVEKTGGTEETSRTPARGGGEA
- the LOC125580416 gene encoding uncharacterized protein At3g43530-like isoform X1 is translated as MIECFLLQDIQKIEIMTKPKRGGKKNTKQKKGKSTKKNIAHVEEQHVEELSTGNDRDDLSAHENETDHPAQENETDHLSATSQECQPLPPDVLYFKNTEFTKTCKIQSKCYVSNTVATIKTLKPELKWFENHPQFCHIFHMPDEPYLKLLGVWMLLLRTIPLEEGEDTSWFAVNGVPIRYSIREHALISGLDCSGYPDKYEELGSYEFVDRHFVSHKAITMKSVEEKLLSMRACGDRLRMAVLYFLGTVIRGRGRYNAPFDSFILRIVNDVEDCKTFPWGHLTFDDNIRSINRLMKRLNGKAKKNINFPGFILPLEMLAFECIPALNAQFREHVAGCLANCPRMCKWRFQSNSMKGYPLEDLYNALGKTKVIKSVLAPTIDKETLMARIMEDEPDYENEDGPSNLWSSWLTVKEKPIWWKDLYELDVAARKFPTKKDKMKVNEEASSSNASLEDVLKGIEERLMTCLSEVSVKVETMNKRLCVMEKSQVVLKRRSKRMKAMEKRLEDIENCQYHLKKNGRKQKAMVERIDVLEKEMKRKENENVEGFDYQNMDFDWDGGRSVDAEMVEEPEGQKAEETDKEEEKEEAEIEKKGKDGEEEAQKENTSSEEEKELEVQVEEDKEAEEEKEQEVETENKEGEAAQTQAEDDEEKGEEEVEKEGENTAETEPPVEVEEEVQKKIEEEGEENVENEHLAEVEEEVQNENEEELNEGKEVEEEPEQKEAELDEGKEVEEEPEQTEKVEKEDRIYTEEEKKRWILTVCKTDDVPPVEKTGGTEETSRTPARGGGEA
- the LOC125580417 gene encoding UPF0725 protein At3g25080-like; protein product: MFLSCRNEEELDRESAETDELLKKYGIFDLKSSRNDLLRYRCTKDHPCPRLVRLYAKMGLHRYNLLQGTKFKLKCVRKYIETMGTAARSYYMTLDAIDTAAAGSSSSLQTFQTKVSEEACGLFILLCDIARIRGESKSDEETMGVDRSMPEWPPENPFERHCLGKEEVNSNDWIRLYVELALAATEDRDGELKFKLKIVNVATDLLDGGLNARNATFYIRYLDKSKGEESDCIACVRRRIDEETGCFILVGQTHPTSDILSKKRKFVGGDSVDKRTKTGLPDHISSELATREDHEAVSSDSSSVVSIE